In Candidatus Sericytochromatia bacterium, the DNA window GGTTCTTGATCTGTTCAATCAGGGCCACGGCCCCGTGGCTGCCGGGCAGGTCCTCACCGGGCAGGGCCAAGCGGCTGTCGGGCCCGAGCCCCACGCCGAGGAAGATCGCATCGAAATCGCGCTCCAGCTGCGCGAAGGAGAGGTCCCGACCCACCCAGACCCCCGTGCGCAGCTCGATGCCCCCAAGGCCGAGCAGCCATTCGACCTCCTCGAGCGCCACGTCGGTCTGCAGCTTGTAGGGGGCCACCCCCGTGGCGTTGAGCCCCCCCGGCAGCGCTCGGCCCTCGAACAGCACGCAATGATGGCCCCGCACGGCCAGTTCGTGGGCGGCGGCCAGGCTGGCCGGGCCGGCCCCGATCAGCGCGATGCGGCGGCCCGTGTCGGGCGCTCGCCGGTGAAAGCGCAGGCCGTGGGCCAGCGCGTGGTCGGTGGCGAAGCGCTGCAGGCGCCCGATCGCAATCGGCGGTTCTTCCTTCAGGTGATAGACACAACTGCCCGCGCAGAGGACTTCGACCGGGCAGACCCGCGCGCAGGAGTGTCCCAGGATGTTGCTCTCGAGGATCGTGCGGGCCGCCCCCACCACGTTGCCGTTGCCGATGCGCCGGATGAATTCCGGAATATTGATCGCGGTCGGACAGGCCGCCACGCAGGGTGCATCGTGGCAGTAAAGGCAGCGCAAGGCCTCGGTGCGAGCGGCCGCGGGGGAGAGAGCCGGTTTGAGATCCGCCAGCTGGGCCTCCAGGCGATCGGCGGGAACGAGGTGTCGTTCTGGCATCGTTGTCACCCGCGAATCCTCCCGTGAGGCAGCTTTGCCCCCGGTCAGAATACCCGAATGCGGCGGATTCAAACCGACGCGCCCCCGTGGAGGCAAGCGGAGCGCTCTCCCGTGCCGTTCCGAGCGACAGACCGGTCCTCCAGCCCGCGCCAACGATGCCATCCGCACGGGCGGATCGCCAGCGGCCCGCTCGCTGGGGTAAAGACCACCTGAGGGAACACCGAGGGCAGAGGAATCCACGCTTGAACACAGAACAGCAGCGCCTGTCGGATCACGCCACCTGGATGCGCTGGGGCCCGTACCTGGCGGAACGGGCCTGGGGCACGGTGCGCGAGGATTACTCGGCCGACGGCGATGCCTGGCGCCATTTTCCGCACGACCAGGCCCGCTCACGCGCTTACCGCTGGAACGAGGACGGCCTCGCCGGCCTCTGTGACCGCGAGCAGATGCTCTGCCTGGGACTGACGCTCTGGAACGGGCAGGACCCGATTCTGAAGGAGCGGCTGTTCGGCCTCGCAGGCCCGGAAGGCAATCACGGCGAGGATGTGAAGGAAGTCTACCACTACCTGGATGCCGTACCCTCCCACGCCTGGCTTCACATGCGCTACCGCTACCCGCAGGCGGCCTTCCCCTACGAGCAGCTGGTGGCGGAAAACGCGCGGCGGGGACGCCACCAACCCGAGTTCGACCTGCTGGACACGGGCGTCTTCGACCAGAACCGATACTTCGACGTGGACGTGCATCACCTGAAGGCGGGCCCGGAAGACCTCGTCATGCGCATCACGGCCACCAACCGGGGGCCGGAGGCGGCCCCCCTGCACCTGCTGCCAACGCTCTGGTTTCGCAACACCTGGAGCTGGGACGCCGGCGATCGCCCCGAAATTCGGCTGGACGAGGAGGGCTTCGACCTGGGCGCCTGCATCGTTCAGCATCCGACGCTGGGGCAGCGCTGGTTCTATGCGGAAGGCTGCCCTGCGCTGCTGTTCACCGAGAATGACACCAACACGGCCCGCCTTTATGGCAGCCCACCCGCCACGCCGTACACCAAGGACGCCTTTCACCGCTATCTGATCGGCTCGGAAACTCAGGCGATCAACCCGCAGCGCGTCGGCACCAAGGTCGCGGCCCACCAGTGGCGCACCCTGGCTCCCGGCGAGACCTGGGTGCTGCACGTGCGGCTCTCGCCCACACCGCTGGACGATCCGTTCGGTGACGTGGAAACCTTGATGGCGCGACGAGCCCAGGAAGCGGACCAGTTCTGGGCCGAGGTCTTGCCCGATGGGCTTTCGGCGGATGGGCGGCTGGTGGCCAGGCAGGCGCTGGCCGGCATGGTCTGGACCAAGCAGTTCTACCACTATGACGTGCAGGCCTGGCTGAGGGGCGATCCGGCCATGCCGCCGCCGCCGCAAGGGCGCGCACGCCTTCGCAACGGCGCCTGGCAGCACATGCGCCACGCCGACGTGCTCTCGATGCCGGATGCCTGGGAGTACCCATGGTACGCCGGCTGGGACCTCGCCTTCCACTGCCTGCCCCTGGCCCTGATCGACCCGGAATTCGCCAAGCAACAGCTCCGCTTGCTGGTCTCGGATGCCTATCAGGGTCCGGATGGCCAGGTACCGGCCTACGAATGGAACTTCAGTGACACCAATCCGCCCGTGCTGGCCATGGCGAGCCTGGCCGTCTACCAGTTGGAAGCCCGAACCAGCGGCCGGCGCGACCGCGATTTCCTGCGGGGCATGTTCCACAAGTTGCTGCTGCAGTTCACCTGGTGGGTCAACCGCAAGGACGCCCAGGGCAACCACCTTTACGAGGGCGGCTTCCTGGGGCTCGACAACATCGGGGTGTTCGACCGGTCGCGAGAGCTGCCGACCGGAGGCCACATCGAACAGGCCGACGGCTCGGCCTGGATGGCCATGTTCGCGCTGGACATGGTGGCCCTCGCGCTGGAACTGGCCCAGGAAGACCCGATCTACGCGGACATGGCGAGTCGTTGCCTGGAACACTTCGCCCGCATCGCGCTGGCCATGAGCGAGCACGGGGAGGACGGCGTGTCGCTCTGGGACGAGGTGGACGGCTTCTACTACGACGTGCTGACCCTGCCGGACGGCAGGCACCAACCATTACACGTGCGTTCCATGGTGGGGCTGGTGCCCCTGTTCGCCGTGCTGAACATCCCCGCGCAGACCTGGCAACAACTGCCGGCCTTCACACGCGCCGTCGAGGACCTGCGAAAGGCGCGCCCGGCCTTCGCGGCCTGGCTCCCGACTCCGGGCAGCGAAGGCCTGGTGAGCCTGGTCCCGCCGGAGCGCCTGCGCCGGGTGCTGGCCCGCGTGCTGGCTGAAGAGGAATTCCTCTCGCCCTTTGGCG includes these proteins:
- a CDS encoding NAD(P)-dependent oxidoreductase gives rise to the protein MPERHLVPADRLEAQLADLKPALSPAAARTEALRCLYCHDAPCVAACPTAINIPEFIRRIGNGNVVGAARTILESNILGHSCARVCPVEVLCAGSCVYHLKEEPPIAIGRLQRFATDHALAHGLRFHRRAPDTGRRIALIGAGPASLAAAHELAVRGHHCVLFEGRALPGGLNATGVAPYKLQTDVALEEVEWLLGLGGIELRTGVWVGRDLSFAQLERDFDAIFLGVGLGPDSRLALPGEDLPGSHGAVALIEQIKNQPGFALAGVERAVVIGGGNTAIDAARELRQLAVPAVTMVYRRSEAAMTGYAHELAQAKQEGVQLAFQLVPLAIEGEARVTGLRCARVDAQLVPLPGGEFVLPADLVVRATGQEKLTALLAEVPQLTLEKGRVQVDPRTHQTTHPRYFAAGDCVNGGKEVVNAVAEGQRAAQGIEAYLASLNGLTGERGDRQHG
- a CDS encoding glucosidase, with the translated sequence MNTEQQRLSDHATWMRWGPYLAERAWGTVREDYSADGDAWRHFPHDQARSRAYRWNEDGLAGLCDREQMLCLGLTLWNGQDPILKERLFGLAGPEGNHGEDVKEVYHYLDAVPSHAWLHMRYRYPQAAFPYEQLVAENARRGRHQPEFDLLDTGVFDQNRYFDVDVHHLKAGPEDLVMRITATNRGPEAAPLHLLPTLWFRNTWSWDAGDRPEIRLDEEGFDLGACIVQHPTLGQRWFYAEGCPALLFTENDTNTARLYGSPPATPYTKDAFHRYLIGSETQAINPQRVGTKVAAHQWRTLAPGETWVLHVRLSPTPLDDPFGDVETLMARRAQEADQFWAEVLPDGLSADGRLVARQALAGMVWTKQFYHYDVQAWLRGDPAMPPPPQGRARLRNGAWQHMRHADVLSMPDAWEYPWYAGWDLAFHCLPLALIDPEFAKQQLRLLVSDAYQGPDGQVPAYEWNFSDTNPPVLAMASLAVYQLEARTSGRRDRDFLRGMFHKLLLQFTWWVNRKDAQGNHLYEGGFLGLDNIGVFDRSRELPTGGHIEQADGSAWMAMFALDMVALALELAQEDPIYADMASRCLEHFARIALAMSEHGEDGVSLWDEVDGFYYDVLTLPDGRHQPLHVRSMVGLVPLFAVLNIPAQTWQQLPAFTRAVEDLRKARPAFAAWLPTPGSEGLVSLVPPERLRRVLARVLAEEEFLSPFGVRSLSRHHAANPYRLSLPGGLHEVAYEPAESSSGMFGGNSNWRGPVWFPMNEMLVQSLQRFHAHLGAGFQVEFPTGSGRRHTLGEVADGLCQRLGGLFLCDQTGRRPCFGDSARHRDDPAWRDALLFHEYFHGDTGEGLGAAHQTGWTGLVANMLLRSATR